Proteins from a single region of Desulfolutivibrio sulfoxidireducens:
- a CDS encoding chemotaxis protein CheX, giving the protein MSAASVDVGKFLQALHRRTVSFLRDELGIEVTRHSQHLDDVQRLNLKHLTSIMSATGNSKLYLAYSFDEALIVKAFEAYCQDLDIGDDERGDYVEETAGDIINIIVGNALADLEAQGRAIGLSPPIVITEAKSILRHRGAKFASANLETPHGGLNIHLIGPGELFDDKLDYVEA; this is encoded by the coding sequence ATGAGCGCCGCCTCGGTGGACGTCGGCAAATTTCTCCAGGCCCTGCATCGTCGGACCGTCAGTTTCCTGCGCGACGAGCTGGGAATCGAGGTGACCCGTCATTCCCAGCACCTCGACGACGTGCAGCGCCTGAACCTCAAGCACCTGACCTCGATCATGAGCGCCACGGGCAACTCCAAGCTCTATCTGGCCTACAGCTTCGACGAGGCGCTCATCGTCAAGGCCTTCGAGGCCTATTGCCAGGACCTGGACATCGGCGATGACGAGCGCGGGGACTATGTGGAGGAGACCGCCGGGGACATCATCAACATCATCGTGGGCAACGCCCTGGCCGACCTCGAGGCCCAGGGCCGGGCCATCGGCCTGTCCCCGCCCATCGTGATCACCGAGGCCAAAAGCATCCTGCGTCATCGGGGGGCCAAATTCGCCTCGGCCAACCTGGAGACGCCCCACGGCGGCCTGAACATCCATCTCATCGGCCCGGGCGAGCTCTTCGACGACAAACTCGACTACGTGGAGGCGTAA
- a CDS encoding response regulator: MRSLNIMVVDDSNLTIKKMVKMIEDLGHKVVHVAKDGRQAAEDYPRIGPDLVTMDITMPDMDGIEATRRILERDPKAVIVMVTSHGQERMVMDAIEAGAKGYVLKPVKMEKLAEHLEAVAGKYLP, from the coding sequence ATGCGGTCCCTGAACATCATGGTCGTGGACGACTCCAACCTGACCATCAAAAAGATGGTCAAGATGATCGAGGACCTGGGCCATAAGGTGGTTCACGTGGCCAAGGACGGCCGCCAGGCCGCCGAGGACTATCCCCGGATCGGGCCCGATCTGGTGACCATGGACATCACCATGCCGGACATGGACGGCATCGAGGCCACCCGGCGCATCCTGGAGAGGGACCCGAAGGCGGTCATCGTCATGGTCACCTCCCACGGCCAGGAGCGGATGGTCATGGACGCCATCGAGGCCGGGGCCAAGGGCTACGTGTTAAAGCCCGTCAAGATGGAGAAGCTGGCCGAGCATCTGGAGGCCGTGGCCGGGAAGTACCTGCCATGA